A window from Egibacteraceae bacterium encodes these proteins:
- a CDS encoding helix-turn-helix domain-containing protein, with product MTRREPAMLVDLLGDTRASIVDELRRQAQSVAELAATLGLSEVAIRRHLQVLERDGLVDAQTVRRDGPGRPSARYALTDRAHRLFPDNSAQLAIELLTYLEQEHGHDALARFMRWRVARQGGRYATALSGVDSREGPTRLAELLSADGYFAQAGRATDADGRTVLELTQGHCAIKEVAEQHPEICAYETQLFSELLGTPVSREMTIAGGAPACVCHITDDCTSKPL from the coding sequence GTGACCCGGAGAGAACCCGCCATGCTCGTCGACCTGCTCGGCGACACGCGCGCGAGCATCGTCGACGAGCTGCGCCGGCAGGCGCAGTCGGTGGCCGAGCTCGCGGCGACCCTCGGCCTGTCCGAGGTGGCGATCCGCCGGCACCTGCAGGTGCTCGAGCGTGACGGCCTCGTCGACGCGCAGACGGTCCGCCGGGACGGCCCGGGTCGCCCGAGCGCCCGGTACGCCCTGACCGACCGCGCGCACCGGCTGTTCCCCGACAACTCCGCCCAGCTCGCCATCGAGCTGCTCACCTACCTCGAGCAGGAGCACGGGCACGACGCGCTGGCCCGCTTCATGCGGTGGCGGGTCGCCCGCCAGGGCGGGCGCTACGCGACGGCGCTGTCCGGGGTGGACTCCAGGGAGGGCCCGACGCGCCTGGCCGAGCTGCTGAGCGCCGACGGCTACTTCGCCCAGGCGGGGCGGGCGACCGACGCGGACGGCCGCACCGTCCTCGAGCTCACCCAGGGTCACTGCGCCATCAAGGAGGTCGCGGAGCAGCACCCCGAGATCTGCGCGTACGAGACCCAGCTGTTCAGCGAGCTGCTCGGCACCCCGGTGTCGCGCGAGATGACCATCGCGGGCGGCGCGCCTGCGTGCGTCTGCCACATCACCGACGACTGCACGTCAAAGCCCCTCTAG